One region of Eleutherodactylus coqui strain aEleCoq1 chromosome 5, aEleCoq1.hap1, whole genome shotgun sequence genomic DNA includes:
- the LIF gene encoding leukemia inhibitory factor isoform X1: protein MQLVAGVVQLLIFQHLALFLARAHPLNDVASKCNGSTTSFMSQIHSLVMDIHMKAKVRFNTYAHCQEFDSKAIVSLCHSGDSNFPTFNVISTSSEEDKLSELYKVFRYMNTAIGNITLEQMELNPKNKTLHKQLNESKIEIAAVLSNLSCALNKRYKVPNIDMYYKTSTSTWFKKTRGCKVLKSYKHFLAQASNITSDWDKKGDYTQDPSFDNPPDHR, encoded by the exons ATGCAGCTTGTGGCAG GGGTTGTGCAACTACTGATCTTCCAGCACTTGGCTCTGTTTCTGGCAAGGGCACATCCATTAAATGATGTAGCAAGCAAATGCAATGGCAGCACAACGTCCTTCATGTCACAGATACACTCGCTGGTTATGGATATACACATGAAAGCCAAGGTGCGCTTTAACACTTAT gCCCACTGTCAAGAATTCGACTCCAAGGCTATTGTCAGCCTGTGTCATTCAGGAGACAGTAATTTCCCTACATTCAATGTAATTAGcaccagcagtgaggaggataaaCTGAGTGAACTGTACAAGGTCTTTCGTTACATGAACACAGCTATAGGAAACATCACACTGGAACAAATGGAACTGaatcccaaaaataagactttgCATAAACAATTAAATGAAAGCAAAATAGAGATAGCAGCTGTTCTTTCAAACTTGTCTTGTGCCCTCAACAAAAGGTATAAAGTGCCTAACATAGATATGTACTACAAAACCTCAACTAGCACATGGTTTAAAAAAACTAGGGGATGCAAAGTACTTAAGTCCTACAAACACTTCCTGGCACAAGCATCAAACATCACAAGTGACTGGGACAAGAAAGGAGACTACACTCAAGATCCTTCTTTTGATAATCCACCAGATCACAGGTAA
- the LIF gene encoding leukemia inhibitory factor isoform X2, with product MQVCGVVQLLIFQHLALFLARAHPLNDVASKCNGSTTSFMSQIHSLVMDIHMKAKVRFNTYAHCQEFDSKAIVSLCHSGDSNFPTFNVISTSSEEDKLSELYKVFRYMNTAIGNITLEQMELNPKNKTLHKQLNESKIEIAAVLSNLSCALNKRYKVPNIDMYYKTSTSTWFKKTRGCKVLKSYKHFLAQASNITSDWDKKGDYTQDPSFDNPPDHR from the exons ATGCAAGTCTGTG GGGTTGTGCAACTACTGATCTTCCAGCACTTGGCTCTGTTTCTGGCAAGGGCACATCCATTAAATGATGTAGCAAGCAAATGCAATGGCAGCACAACGTCCTTCATGTCACAGATACACTCGCTGGTTATGGATATACACATGAAAGCCAAGGTGCGCTTTAACACTTAT gCCCACTGTCAAGAATTCGACTCCAAGGCTATTGTCAGCCTGTGTCATTCAGGAGACAGTAATTTCCCTACATTCAATGTAATTAGcaccagcagtgaggaggataaaCTGAGTGAACTGTACAAGGTCTTTCGTTACATGAACACAGCTATAGGAAACATCACACTGGAACAAATGGAACTGaatcccaaaaataagactttgCATAAACAATTAAATGAAAGCAAAATAGAGATAGCAGCTGTTCTTTCAAACTTGTCTTGTGCCCTCAACAAAAGGTATAAAGTGCCTAACATAGATATGTACTACAAAACCTCAACTAGCACATGGTTTAAAAAAACTAGGGGATGCAAAGTACTTAAGTCCTACAAACACTTCCTGGCACAAGCATCAAACATCACAAGTGACTGGGACAAGAAAGGAGACTACACTCAAGATCCTTCTTTTGATAATCCACCAGATCACAGGTAA